A genomic window from Candidatus Dormiibacterota bacterium includes:
- the purD gene encoding phosphoribosylamine--glycine ligase → MRILIVGNGAREDALSWRIAQSPSCEALFAAPGNAGTSTRGENWNIAPTDGKAIVERCIRERIDLVVLGPETAIAAGVGDRLREAKIAVFGPNRSGGRLESSKTFAKRFMERHGVPTARAAIVHSLDGALKALENWKGGVVIKADGLAAGKGVVVCDDVASARAVLGDWYGGNKVPGGGNDVLLEAKLEGREVSVFALADGRAMLPIAAACDYKRAGDGDTGPNTGGMGAYSPPLGFPDDMFDQVRERILAPVLRGLLAEGEEYVGVLYCGIMWTKSGPFVIEFNARFGDPETQVLMPRISGDFAALLKSAADGAMDLSLASVGGQSCVGVVLATSEYPRISTPIAGLDPDISLPGGSQAFWGSTQAANGRVMAAGGRVLTVTAVGDDLPEAREHAYEAVGVLAKRLGSKDLTYRTDIGH, encoded by the coding sequence ATGCGAATACTCATTGTTGGTAACGGCGCGCGCGAGGATGCGCTATCGTGGCGCATCGCGCAATCGCCATCGTGCGAGGCGCTTTTTGCGGCGCCCGGAAATGCCGGGACGTCGACGCGCGGCGAGAATTGGAATATCGCTCCGACCGACGGCAAGGCGATCGTGGAGCGCTGCATCCGGGAGCGTATCGATCTGGTCGTGCTTGGCCCGGAGACGGCGATCGCCGCCGGCGTCGGCGACCGCTTGCGCGAAGCGAAGATCGCCGTTTTCGGGCCGAATCGTTCGGGCGGCCGCCTCGAATCGAGCAAGACGTTCGCCAAACGTTTCATGGAACGGCACGGCGTGCCGACCGCTCGTGCCGCGATCGTCCACTCGCTCGACGGCGCGCTCAAAGCGCTTGAGAATTGGAAGGGCGGCGTCGTCATCAAAGCCGACGGGCTCGCCGCCGGAAAAGGCGTGGTCGTCTGCGACGACGTCGCATCGGCGCGCGCGGTGCTCGGCGATTGGTATGGCGGCAATAAGGTGCCGGGCGGCGGTAACGACGTGCTCTTGGAAGCCAAACTCGAAGGGCGCGAAGTCAGCGTCTTTGCGCTTGCCGACGGCCGCGCGATGCTGCCGATCGCCGCAGCCTGCGATTACAAGCGCGCGGGCGACGGAGACACGGGGCCCAACACCGGAGGCATGGGCGCGTATTCGCCGCCGCTCGGTTTTCCCGACGATATGTTCGACCAAGTGCGCGAACGTATTCTCGCGCCGGTGCTCCGCGGGCTTCTCGCCGAAGGCGAGGAGTATGTGGGCGTCCTCTATTGCGGCATCATGTGGACGAAGAGCGGACCGTTCGTCATCGAGTTCAACGCGCGCTTCGGCGACCCGGAGACGCAAGTCTTGATGCCGCGCATCTCGGGCGATTTCGCCGCGCTTTTAAAATCGGCCGCGGACGGTGCGATGGATCTCTCGCTGGCGAGCGTCGGCGGCCAATCGTGCGTCGGCGTGGTGCTCGCGACCAGCGAGTACCCGCGGATCAGCACGCCGATCGCGGGCCTCGACCCGGATATTTCGCTACCGGGGGGAAGCCAGGCTTTTTGGGGTTCCACGCAGGCCGCCAACGGCCGCGTGATGGCGGCGGGCGGCCGGGTCCTGACGGTCACGGCGGTTGGGGACGATCTTCCCGAAGCGCGCGAGCACGCATACGAAGCGGTCGGCGTCCTGGCCAAACGCCTGGGATCCAAGGACCTGACCTATCGCACCGACATTGGGCATTAG
- a CDS encoding Bax inhibitor-1 family protein — protein sequence MQQPVARAATQSLLAQVLGITAVGLCVTALSVILFPTVPFGIGLFALIGGLILLFVMSAVQSNPGLALLLFYVFAFLEGVGISPTIEHYLNLAGGPSIVFNAALTTGLGMFALAAIVYATGLDLRRFQGIFMIALLGLVLVGIVGIFLHFVSPTVYSWITLVIFTGFVLIDFARIRAGGDGVSPVMMAVSIYLDIINIFLALLQIFGGRRSND from the coding sequence ATGCAACAACCGGTCGCCCGCGCGGCCACCCAATCGCTTCTAGCTCAGGTCTTGGGCATCACGGCGGTCGGCCTGTGCGTTACCGCGCTCTCCGTGATACTCTTCCCGACCGTGCCGTTCGGGATAGGGCTGTTCGCGCTGATCGGGGGGCTCATTCTGCTCTTCGTCATGTCTGCGGTGCAAAGCAACCCGGGGCTCGCCCTGCTGCTGTTTTACGTCTTCGCATTTCTCGAAGGCGTCGGCATCTCGCCGACGATCGAGCATTACCTGAATCTCGCCGGCGGCCCGAGCATCGTGTTTAACGCGGCGCTCACGACGGGCCTTGGCATGTTCGCCCTGGCCGCGATCGTCTATGCGACCGGCCTGGATTTACGGCGCTTCCAGGGCATATTCATGATCGCGCTGCTCGGCCTGGTGCTGGTGGGCATCGTCGGCATCTTCTTGCATTTCGTTTCCCCGACGGTGTACTCGTGGATTACGCTGGTGATCTTTACGGGCTTCGTGTTGATCGATTTTGCCCGGATTCGCGCCGGCGGAGACGGCGTTTCGCCCGTCATGATGGCCGTAAGCATCTACCTGGATATCATCAATATTTTTCTCGCTCTGCTCCAGATTTTCGGGGGGAGACGCTCGAACGACTAA
- the purF gene encoding amidophosphoribosyltransferase, producing the protein MCGISGVYAPGREAARLAYFALYALQHRGQESAGIAAADGGTIRSHKEMGLIGAIFDEESLGALSGHIAVGHTRYSTTGSSMVVNAQPLLERTEIGDFAFVHNGNLTNTDDLRESLAPTTTLLASSDSEVMAKVLVEAPGSMLERIQHVLGVAQGAYSVVLITKDELYAFRDPWGVRPLCLGTYGDGGYVVASESCALATVGAQYVREIEAGEVIRITAAGMESHRGPNQTAKPALCMFEYIYFARPDSTLNGRSIYMARYAMGRQLAKEHPVEADVVMAVPDSAVPGGIGYAAEADLPYVEGLIKNRYIGRTFISPDQKMRSRGVQLKFNPVVENLRGQRVIVVDDSIVRGTTTPRIVALLRESGAKEVHLRITSPPIKHPCYLGVDMATYDELIAANYTIEQIREKTGADSLGYLSLSGLVASTGREHGEMCLGCLTGTYPNAPAAHETRELVG; encoded by the coding sequence ATGTGCGGGATATCGGGAGTCTATGCGCCGGGCCGTGAGGCCGCGCGTCTTGCCTACTTTGCGTTGTACGCGTTACAGCACCGCGGGCAAGAGTCGGCCGGCATCGCCGCCGCCGACGGCGGGACGATTCGCTCGCATAAGGAGATGGGCCTGATCGGCGCGATCTTCGACGAGGAGAGCCTCGGGGCGCTCTCGGGACATATCGCCGTCGGCCATACCCGGTACTCGACGACCGGTTCTTCGATGGTCGTCAACGCCCAGCCGCTGCTCGAGCGAACCGAGATCGGCGATTTCGCATTCGTGCACAACGGCAACCTCACCAACACCGACGATTTGCGCGAGTCGCTCGCACCGACCACCACCTTGCTCGCCAGCTCCGACTCCGAAGTGATGGCCAAGGTCTTAGTCGAGGCGCCGGGATCGATGCTCGAGCGCATCCAACACGTTCTCGGCGTTGCGCAAGGCGCGTACTCGGTCGTCCTCATCACCAAAGATGAGTTGTATGCGTTTCGCGATCCGTGGGGCGTGCGTCCGCTCTGCTTGGGAACGTACGGAGACGGCGGCTACGTCGTCGCGTCGGAATCGTGCGCGCTTGCCACGGTCGGCGCGCAGTACGTGCGCGAGATCGAAGCGGGCGAAGTGATTCGCATTACCGCGGCCGGGATGGAATCGCATCGCGGCCCCAACCAGACGGCAAAACCGGCGCTGTGCATGTTCGAATACATCTATTTCGCGCGGCCGGACTCGACGCTGAACGGTCGCTCGATTTACATGGCGCGCTACGCGATGGGCCGGCAACTCGCCAAGGAGCATCCGGTAGAAGCGGATGTGGTGATGGCGGTGCCGGATTCGGCCGTCCCCGGCGGCATCGGTTACGCGGCGGAGGCCGATCTGCCGTACGTTGAAGGGCTCATCAAAAACCGCTACATCGGGCGAACGTTCATCAGTCCGGATCAGAAGATGCGCTCGCGAGGCGTGCAGTTGAAGTTCAATCCCGTCGTGGAGAACCTGCGCGGACAACGCGTGATCGTGGTGGACGATTCGATCGTGCGCGGTACGACAACGCCCCGCATCGTAGCGCTGCTGCGCGAGTCGGGTGCGAAAGAAGTGCATCTGCGCATCACCTCGCCGCCGATCAAACACCCCTGTTACCTCGGCGTCGATATGGCGACGTACGACGAGTTGATTGCCGCGAATTATACGATCGAACAGATTCGCGAGAAGACGGGCGCCGATTCGCTCGGCTACCTCAGCTTGTCCGGGTTGGTGGCTTCGACCGGACGCGAGCACGGCGAAATGTGCCTGGGCTGCTTGACCGGCACCTATCCGAATGCGCCGGCCGCGCATGAAACCCGCGAACTCGTTGGTTGA
- the guaA gene encoding glutamine-hydrolyzing GMP synthase — MPPTLFILDFGAQYSQLIARRTRELGVYCEIVPFDTPWATLAERSPVAFILSGGPESTLVEGAPDIDAEILSSGLPIFGICYGMQLLARHFGAELVKLDHAEYGPAMLDVERADSPLFAGVPAQSRVWMSHGDSVVKLPNGFAELARTPRCNVAAMGDARRKLYGVQFHPEVVHTQFGTQMLRNFLHDIAALSADWKMENFVDGAIAQIRERVGTDRVICALSGGVDSAVAATLVARAIGEQLTCIFVDHGLLRKNEAPEVTAAFRDVLHLNVVVVDAKERFLSKLAGVEDPEQKRIIIGHEFIRVFEEEAAKIPGVKYLVQGTLYPDVIESKTPDSKAGHKIKSHHNVGGLPEHMDFALIEPLRALFKDEVRALGRVLGLPEHIVARQPFPGPGLAVRIIGDITPERLEVVREADAIVRAEIDGATLEPHPWQYFAVLTPVKSVGVMGDGRTYANLVAVRAITSEDGMTADWARLPHDLLERISTRIVNEVRGVNRVAYDITSKPPSTVEWE, encoded by the coding sequence ATGCCCCCTACGCTGTTTATTCTTGATTTTGGCGCGCAGTACAGCCAGCTGATCGCCCGTCGCACGCGCGAACTCGGCGTGTATTGCGAAATCGTTCCGTTCGATACGCCGTGGGCTACGCTCGCGGAGCGCAGTCCGGTCGCGTTCATCCTTTCGGGTGGGCCGGAGAGCACGCTGGTTGAAGGCGCCCCCGATATCGACGCCGAGATCCTGAGCAGCGGGCTTCCGATCTTCGGGATCTGCTACGGCATGCAATTGCTGGCGCGACACTTCGGTGCCGAACTCGTCAAACTCGACCACGCGGAATACGGACCGGCGATGCTGGACGTCGAGCGCGCGGATTCGCCGCTCTTTGCCGGCGTTCCGGCGCAATCGCGAGTGTGGATGTCGCATGGCGATTCCGTGGTCAAGCTTCCGAACGGGTTCGCGGAGCTGGCTCGCACGCCGCGTTGCAACGTGGCCGCGATGGGCGATGCCCGGCGCAAACTCTACGGCGTGCAATTCCACCCGGAAGTCGTCCACACGCAGTTCGGCACGCAGATGTTGCGGAATTTTCTGCACGACATCGCGGCGCTCTCCGCCGACTGGAAGATGGAGAATTTCGTCGATGGAGCGATCGCGCAGATTCGCGAGCGCGTCGGCACCGATCGCGTGATCTGCGCGCTTTCGGGCGGCGTCGACTCCGCGGTAGCGGCCACGTTGGTGGCTCGTGCGATCGGCGAGCAGCTTACCTGCATCTTCGTCGATCACGGACTCTTGCGCAAAAACGAAGCGCCCGAAGTGACGGCCGCGTTTCGCGACGTGTTGCATCTCAACGTGGTCGTCGTCGATGCGAAGGAACGCTTTCTGAGCAAACTCGCGGGCGTCGAAGACCCCGAGCAAAAGCGCATCATCATCGGCCACGAATTTATTCGCGTCTTCGAAGAAGAAGCGGCGAAGATTCCGGGCGTGAAGTATTTGGTACAGGGAACGCTCTACCCGGACGTGATCGAATCGAAAACGCCCGATAGCAAAGCCGGGCACAAGATCAAATCGCATCACAACGTCGGCGGTTTGCCCGAACACATGGACTTCGCGCTGATCGAGCCGTTGCGCGCGTTGTTTAAGGACGAAGTGCGCGCGCTCGGGCGCGTGCTCGGTTTGCCCGAGCATATCGTCGCGCGGCAGCCGTTCCCGGGCCCGGGCCTAGCCGTACGCATCATCGGCGATATCACGCCCGAACGGCTCGAAGTAGTGCGCGAAGCGGATGCGATCGTGCGGGCCGAGATCGACGGCGCGACGCTCGAACCGCATCCATGGCAGTACTTCGCCGTGCTTACGCCGGTCAAGAGCGTCGGCGTGATGGGCGACGGCCGTACCTATGCCAATCTGGTCGCGGTGCGCGCGATCACCAGCGAAGACGGCATGACGGCCGACTGGGCGCGCTTGCCGCACGACTTGCTGGAACGCATCTCGACGCGCATCGTCAATGAGGTCCGCGGCGTCAATCGCGTCGCATACGATATCACTTCCAAACCTCCATCCACGGTTGAGTGGGAATAA
- a CDS encoding chloride channel protein, whose translation MLITFESRNNTYAMKLGRFTLSQSAFMIAAATLIGLGGGFGAIAFRWMIAAAGALAFGEIGPFLHAHIGPVGIVVQLAIGGTIAAFVAARFAPEARGHGVPEVMEAVALRGGVMRPRIIAIKSIASAASIGFGGSCGREGPIVQIGSTLGSVLGQIVRAPAPIVRTLVACGAAAGISATFNAPIGGVFFASEVILGEFAPRSFAAIVVASVVSAVIGRAFLGNHPSFSAAAFALVSPWELVFYAILGLIAAMWATGFVNVLYFVEDVFDRVQLPQWSKGAIGFAGVGAIGIWFPQIFGVGYDSIQQVFYEHVPALHAFTLAALKPIATSLTLGSGGSGGVFAPSLFTGAFLGDGFGRIIHQAFPSWTGPAAAYGLVGMAAVFSAAAEAPITAIMIVFEMSSDYTIILPLMVAVVIATLLGRRLLGSTVYERKLIRRGINWQRVRNPRFFAKVPVSSVVRAAPVVGQVDEPIRALLDRDADPGELAMPVCDGERFVGIVTTTGIAQAIASGQGDMPVRSILQRDVESLVASDTLERAATLMADMETPLLPILGDEGAKLIGIVTRRDLLLAYRSFVDV comes from the coding sequence ATGTTAATCACGTTCGAATCGCGCAACAACACCTACGCTATGAAGCTCGGGCGCTTTACCCTGTCGCAGAGCGCGTTCATGATCGCTGCGGCGACGCTGATCGGCTTGGGAGGCGGATTCGGCGCGATAGCCTTTCGCTGGATGATCGCGGCTGCCGGAGCCTTGGCTTTTGGAGAGATCGGGCCGTTTTTACACGCGCACATCGGGCCGGTCGGCATCGTCGTGCAGTTGGCGATCGGCGGGACGATCGCAGCATTCGTGGCCGCGCGCTTCGCGCCGGAGGCGCGCGGACACGGCGTCCCGGAAGTGATGGAGGCGGTGGCGCTACGCGGCGGCGTGATGCGTCCCCGGATCATTGCTATCAAATCGATCGCATCGGCAGCTTCGATTGGATTTGGCGGCAGTTGCGGGCGGGAGGGACCGATCGTGCAGATTGGTTCGACACTGGGGTCGGTTCTCGGTCAAATCGTGCGCGCGCCCGCGCCGATCGTGCGCACCTTGGTCGCATGCGGCGCCGCGGCAGGCATATCCGCGACCTTCAACGCGCCAATCGGCGGCGTGTTCTTCGCGTCCGAGGTGATTCTCGGCGAATTCGCGCCGCGTTCGTTTGCTGCGATTGTGGTTGCATCGGTCGTGTCGGCCGTCATCGGGCGCGCGTTTTTGGGCAATCATCCATCGTTTAGCGCCGCTGCATTCGCGCTGGTATCGCCGTGGGAGTTGGTGTTCTACGCGATTCTCGGTTTGATTGCCGCGATGTGGGCGACCGGGTTCGTCAACGTGTTGTACTTTGTCGAGGACGTGTTCGATCGCGTTCAATTGCCGCAGTGGAGCAAAGGCGCGATCGGGTTCGCCGGAGTCGGGGCGATCGGCATCTGGTTCCCCCAGATCTTCGGGGTGGGATACGATAGCATCCAACAAGTTTTCTACGAACACGTGCCGGCGCTCCACGCCTTTACGTTAGCCGCGCTCAAACCGATCGCTACGTCGTTGACACTGGGATCGGGCGGCTCCGGCGGAGTATTCGCGCCCTCGCTCTTTACCGGCGCGTTTCTGGGCGACGGGTTCGGCCGGATCATCCATCAGGCATTTCCGTCGTGGACGGGCCCCGCGGCAGCATACGGCTTGGTCGGAATGGCCGCGGTCTTTTCCGCAGCTGCCGAGGCACCGATCACCGCGATTATGATCGTGTTCGAGATGTCGAGCGACTACACGATTATTCTGCCGTTGATGGTTGCGGTTGTGATCGCGACGCTGCTGGGCCGGCGGTTGCTCGGCTCGACGGTATACGAACGCAAACTGATTCGTCGCGGCATCAATTGGCAGCGGGTGCGTAATCCTCGGTTTTTCGCGAAGGTCCCGGTATCGAGCGTGGTGCGGGCGGCGCCCGTCGTCGGCCAGGTGGATGAACCGATTCGGGCTCTGCTCGATCGCGACGCCGATCCGGGCGAGCTCGCGATGCCGGTCTGCGACGGCGAGCGTTTCGTCGGGATCGTCACGACCACCGGCATCGCGCAGGCGATTGCATCCGGGCAAGGCGATATGCCCGTGCGTTCGATCTTGCAGCGCGATGTCGAATCGTTGGTGGCATCGGATACGCTCGAACGCGCGGCCACGCTGATGGCCGACATGGAGACTCCCCTGCTCCCGATTCTAGGCGACGAGGGCGCAAAACTAATCGGCATCGTCACGCGCCGCGATCTGTTGTTGGCCTATCGTAGTTTCGTTGACGTGTGA
- the tpx gene encoding thiol peroxidase produces the protein MVSILNERPGAVTFKGNPMALLGPALKAGDAAPEFTLTAGDLSVKNLEAVLDGGAAMLIVVPSLDTSVCSLESKKFNTRIGELPAGVKAYVVSMDLPFAQGRWCGAQGDITLGMLSDYRDHSFGQNYGLLIKELGILARATVVIGADKKIRYFEVVSEVTDEPNYDAAIAAAQATAK, from the coding sequence GTGGTTTCGATACTCAACGAACGGCCCGGTGCGGTGACGTTCAAAGGCAATCCCATGGCATTGCTCGGACCGGCGCTCAAAGCAGGCGATGCGGCACCGGAGTTCACGCTGACGGCCGGCGATCTCTCGGTCAAGAATCTTGAGGCCGTGCTCGACGGTGGAGCGGCGATGCTGATCGTCGTGCCGTCGCTCGATACGAGCGTCTGCTCGCTCGAGTCGAAGAAATTCAATACGCGCATCGGTGAATTACCGGCCGGAGTGAAGGCGTACGTGGTAAGCATGGATTTGCCGTTCGCGCAGGGCCGCTGGTGCGGCGCGCAAGGCGATATTACGCTCGGCATGCTTTCGGATTATCGCGATCACAGCTTCGGGCAGAACTACGGGTTGCTCATCAAGGAGCTCGGCATCCTGGCTCGGGCGACCGTCGTCATCGGGGCGGATAAGAAGATCCGCTACTTCGAGGTGGTGAGCGAGGTCACCGACGAGCCGAACTACGATGCGGCCATCGCCGCAGCCCAAGCAACTGCTAAGTAA
- a CDS encoding class I SAM-dependent methyltransferase, translating to MHDHHHHHPHGDRDGAKQPEIFSHERAAMLDDPAREAWLPTPALLQILDAPQGSRVLDFGSGTGRYAIPLAELRPDLQVVAYDVQPEMVATVRTRALERGVQTLKATHDAAELAPHSFGRALVVNVLHEIGDIDVRRIASLVQPGGIALFVDWDGGVTRDVGPPNDHVHTKAEATARLERLGFTDVHDAGTPQMPNHYVLSAKPAM from the coding sequence ATGCACGACCACCACCATCACCACCCCCACGGCGACCGCGATGGAGCAAAGCAACCGGAGATATTCTCGCACGAACGTGCGGCAATGCTCGACGACCCCGCGCGGGAAGCGTGGTTGCCGACGCCCGCGCTTCTACAGATTCTGGATGCACCGCAAGGTTCGCGCGTTCTCGACTTCGGCTCGGGTACGGGCCGCTACGCGATACCGCTTGCAGAGCTACGCCCCGACCTACAGGTCGTCGCCTACGACGTTCAGCCCGAGATGGTCGCGACCGTACGTACGCGTGCGCTCGAGCGCGGCGTCCAAACCTTGAAGGCGACGCACGACGCAGCCGAACTCGCCCCGCATTCGTTCGGTCGCGCGCTCGTGGTCAACGTCTTGCACGAAATCGGCGATATCGACGTCCGGCGTATCGCATCGCTCGTGCAGCCCGGCGGCATCGCGCTCTTCGTCGATTGGGACGGCGGCGTAACGCGCGACGTGGGCCCGCCCAACGACCACGTCCACACCAAAGCCGAAGCCACCGCCCGCCTCGAACGCTTAGGCTTCACCGACGTGCACGACGCCGGCACGCCACAGATGCCCAACCACTACGTGCTAAGCGCGAAACCCGCTATGTAA
- a CDS encoding homocysteine S-methyltransferase family protein, with protein sequence MITLYREPLVLTDGGIETRIIYEFHRSLRDFCSFELLDDAQGRAILTQIYRSYAEIAARFDLPIQLGTPTWRASQNWTTDVTRYNREAVALIRDVIAQTGARAIVAGVIGPATDGYDPTHALGAVEAEAYHREQAVALADAGVDILYAATFPSCDALLGACAAMAQTRLPFAVAPMIRPDGTMMDGTPLATAIERLDADPSRRPWHYMLGCIYPTNAATALAALFRAAPDLAHRVVGLKANGSPLPPQELEEGARLEQAEPQVFARDLWACAHEFGLTVLGGCCGTDARHIEEIAEQASQRV encoded by the coding sequence TTGATCACCCTCTATAGAGAGCCGTTGGTGCTCACCGACGGCGGCATCGAGACGCGCATCATCTATGAGTTTCATCGCTCGTTGCGCGACTTTTGCTCGTTCGAATTGCTGGACGACGCGCAGGGGCGCGCGATCCTCACGCAGATCTATCGCAGCTACGCGGAGATCGCCGCGCGGTTCGATCTGCCGATCCAGCTCGGCACGCCGACCTGGCGCGCGAGCCAAAACTGGACTACCGACGTTACGCGGTACAATCGCGAAGCCGTCGCGCTCATTCGCGACGTGATCGCCCAAACCGGCGCACGCGCGATCGTGGCCGGCGTGATCGGCCCGGCGACCGATGGTTACGACCCCACCCATGCGCTCGGAGCCGTCGAAGCGGAAGCGTACCATCGCGAGCAGGCGGTGGCGCTGGCGGATGCAGGCGTCGATATTTTGTACGCGGCGACGTTTCCGAGTTGCGATGCGTTGCTCGGCGCCTGCGCGGCAATGGCGCAGACGCGGCTGCCGTTCGCGGTCGCGCCGATGATACGCCCGGATGGAACGATGATGGACGGTACGCCGTTGGCAACCGCTATCGAACGCCTCGATGCCGATCCAAGCCGACGGCCGTGGCACTATATGCTGGGCTGCATCTATCCGACCAACGCCGCAACGGCGCTCGCCGCACTCTTTCGCGCCGCGCCGGATCTCGCGCATCGCGTCGTCGGCCTGAAGGCCAACGGCTCGCCGTTGCCGCCGCAGGAACTCGAAGAGGGCGCACGGTTGGAGCAAGCCGAGCCGCAGGTATTCGCACGCGATCTATGGGCGTGCGCGCACGAGTTTGGGCTGACGGTTTTGGGTGGCTGTTGCGGGACGGATGCGCGCCACATCGAGGAAATCGCCGAGCAGGCTTCACAGCGAGTGTAA
- a CDS encoding radical SAM protein — MYAPKMRGVTVIEQEAKSIVNAVKGMPFAWSINPYRGCFHQCRFCYARRTHTYLEEDGEGSWGSRLYVKTNAPALARRELAKRSWKHEQVAIGTVTDPYQPLEGRYRLTRGVLEALRDYETPAAIITRSPLVVRDIDVLQSMAGRAGVSVSISIATLDERLSREIEPTVAPPKQRLRAVRMLADAGIPVNVALAPVLPRITDAPASLEAVISAAREAGAQRVWHNTLYLHEVTREAFFSYLREHRPELLAEYADLYRGKYAPRAISDEISERVSALLARFPSRTVPRIVSQAPLQLSLI, encoded by the coding sequence ATGTATGCTCCCAAGATGCGCGGCGTCACCGTTATCGAGCAGGAAGCCAAATCGATCGTCAATGCGGTCAAGGGCATGCCGTTCGCTTGGTCGATCAATCCCTACCGCGGGTGCTTCCACCAGTGCCGTTTTTGCTACGCCCGCCGCACGCATACGTATCTAGAAGAGGACGGCGAGGGCTCCTGGGGCAGCCGGCTCTACGTGAAGACCAATGCCCCCGCCCTCGCCCGGCGCGAACTGGCTAAACGCAGTTGGAAGCACGAGCAAGTCGCGATTGGGACGGTGACCGACCCCTACCAACCGCTCGAAGGCCGCTATCGCCTGACCCGAGGCGTCCTCGAAGCGCTGCGCGATTACGAAACGCCCGCCGCCATCATCACGCGTTCGCCACTGGTCGTGCGCGATATCGACGTGCTCCAGTCGATGGCGGGGCGTGCCGGCGTCAGCGTATCGATCAGCATCGCGACGCTTGACGAGCGCCTCTCGCGAGAGATCGAACCCACCGTCGCTCCGCCCAAACAGCGCTTGCGCGCGGTACGCATGCTGGCCGATGCAGGCATCCCGGTGAACGTCGCGTTAGCGCCGGTCTTGCCGCGGATCACCGATGCCCCCGCATCGCTCGAAGCGGTGATATCAGCAGCCCGAGAAGCCGGGGCGCAACGCGTCTGGCACAACACGCTCTACCTGCACGAAGTCACGCGCGAGGCCTTCTTCAGCTATCTGCGCGAGCATCGGCCCGAACTACTCGCCGAATACGCCGATCTCTATCGCGGCAAGTACGCCCCGCGTGCGATCTCCGATGAAATCAGCGAACGCGTGAGCGCGCTGCTGGCGCGCTTTCCATCGCGCACCGTACCGCGCATCGTTTCGCAAGCACCGTTGCAACTCTCGCTAATCTAG
- a CDS encoding metal-sensitive transcriptional regulator: MPDHRTAVVALDPEVKADLVRRLKTARGHLDAIVGMVDQDAYCLEVLRQLSAVRSALDRVGRIELRHHLQHCFVEAMRTGDEEPAVLELMETLEYDKNVV; the protein is encoded by the coding sequence ATGCCCGACCATCGTACGGCCGTCGTTGCTCTGGATCCCGAGGTCAAGGCCGATCTCGTGCGTCGCCTAAAAACGGCACGTGGGCATCTCGATGCGATCGTAGGCATGGTCGATCAGGACGCGTACTGCTTAGAGGTGCTCCGGCAGCTCTCCGCCGTTCGGTCCGCGCTCGATCGGGTCGGAAGGATCGAACTGCGCCATCATCTGCAACATTGCTTCGTAGAAGCGATGCGGACCGGCGATGAGGAACCTGCGGTTCTCGAGCTGATGGAGACGCTCGAATACGATAAGAATGTCGTCTGA